One window of Desulfobacterales bacterium genomic DNA carries:
- a CDS encoding radical SAM protein: MTSADMTNILLVQPPIRDFYLTTKRTIPLGLAGIAAALRDAGFSVHILDALATQKSRKLKLPAEMAYLQSYYNRSDRSPFALFHNYKHFGYSFDTIGQRVKTAQPFLVGISSLFTAYAPETLRTAKVIKTHHPTCKIVVGGHHPSVLPEQVMASSAVDFVIRGEGEVSMPLLAKALLDGSSYENIPGLVFRKSDGCLHIGDPAIMEHLEDYPLPATDLIARRYYGRNKKTSTAVVASRGCPWNCSYCSMGAASPFRYRRRSVASVIAEIEKAADQAEIGFIDFEDENLSLERAWFLQLLEAIRKRFKGALPELRAMNGLLPSTLDEQVIVAMRAAGFRTLNLSLGSMEAAQLYRFQRPDVRRAFERALEIACSNGLQVVGYIIIGAPFQKPDDSLNDLLYLSKRSVLVGASVFYPAPGSKDYAHCAALGLLPETFSCFRSSALPLSHTTTRKETVTLLRLTRIVNFMKSLVDSGHKLPQPTPASKAVNVSQDRQAIGKQLLQFFLHDGKIRGITSQGEIYEHEASVELIREFHHRLTVTDIKGVVVDG; this comes from the coding sequence ATGACATCAGCAGATATGACGAACATCCTGCTTGTGCAGCCGCCTATCCGCGATTTTTATTTAACAACCAAACGCACCATCCCCCTCGGGTTGGCCGGCATTGCCGCCGCTTTGAGGGATGCCGGCTTTTCAGTTCATATCCTGGATGCCCTGGCCACCCAGAAATCGCGCAAACTCAAGCTGCCCGCTGAAATGGCCTATTTACAATCTTACTATAATAGATCCGATCGATCCCCGTTCGCCCTGTTCCATAATTACAAACATTTTGGCTATAGCTTCGACACCATAGGGCAACGGGTTAAAACCGCACAGCCGTTTCTGGTGGGTATTTCTTCACTTTTTACGGCTTACGCGCCAGAGACCCTCCGCACTGCAAAGGTGATTAAGACCCATCATCCAACCTGCAAGATCGTCGTTGGCGGTCACCACCCCAGTGTGCTGCCCGAACAGGTGATGGCTTCATCAGCTGTCGATTTTGTCATCCGCGGCGAAGGTGAAGTGTCAATGCCGTTGCTGGCCAAAGCGCTTCTAGATGGGTCGTCATATGAAAACATACCCGGTCTGGTTTTCCGCAAATCGGACGGCTGCCTGCATATCGGCGATCCGGCCATTATGGAGCATTTAGAAGACTACCCGTTGCCGGCCACCGACCTGATCGCCCGGCGCTATTACGGTCGCAACAAAAAAACCAGCACAGCGGTGGTTGCCAGCAGGGGATGCCCCTGGAATTGCAGCTATTGTTCGATGGGGGCTGCATCGCCTTTTCGCTATCGCAGAAGAAGCGTGGCTTCAGTGATCGCTGAAATCGAAAAAGCAGCCGATCAGGCCGAGATTGGATTTATCGATTTTGAAGATGAAAATCTTTCGCTCGAGCGGGCCTGGTTTCTGCAATTATTGGAAGCTATCCGCAAGCGCTTCAAGGGGGCTTTGCCGGAGTTGCGTGCCATGAACGGGCTGCTGCCGTCCACTCTGGATGAGCAGGTCATCGTTGCCATGCGGGCGGCCGGTTTTCGAACACTGAACCTGTCGCTGGGCAGCATGGAAGCTGCGCAACTATATCGATTCCAAAGACCGGATGTTCGCCGCGCATTTGAACGCGCCCTGGAAATAGCCTGCAGCAACGGTCTACAGGTAGTCGGCTATATTATCATTGGGGCACCGTTTCAAAAACCAGACGATTCTCTGAATGATTTACTGTATTTGAGCAAGCGTAGCGTTCTGGTCGGTGCCTCCGTCTTCTACCCGGCACCGGGCAGCAAAGATTATGCGCATTGTGCCGCCTTGGGTTTGCTGCCCGAAACCTTCTCCTGCTTTCGGTCCAGCGCCCTGCCCTTATCCCACACCACCACCCGCAAAGAAACGGTGACGTTGTTGCGGTTGACGCGAATCGTGAACTTTATGAAATCCCTTGTGGATAGCGGTCACAAATTGCCGCAACCGACACCCGCCAGCAAAGCTGTCAACGTATCGCAAGATCGCCAAGCTATCGGAAAACAACTATTGCAATTCTTTTTGCACGATGGAAAGATCAGAGGTATCACCTCGCAAGGTGAGATTTACGAACATGAGGCTAGCGTCGAATTGATCCGGGAATTTCATCACCGGTTGACGGTAACTGACATAAAAGGGGTTGTGGTCGACGGATAA
- the mutY gene encoding A/G-specific adenine glycosylase — MTSANLKVLQKQLITWYQENLRDLPWRRSSNPYHIWVSEVMLQQTQVNTVLKYYRRFIKAFPSVKRLAQADGQSVLKMWEGLGYYARARNLHRAAQSVVQQQSGKIPDTWDAFHALPGVGDYIAAAVLSIAFEQPYAVVDGNVKRVLARLYKISAAVNQPQSYRRFKSTAQKLLDVKRPGTFNQAMMELGALICKPRHPACDVCPLNQICRAYQTQQVALFPKRIKRAATPQYHIAVGVVFKNDQVLITQRKPEGLLGGLWEFPGGKIRDGESASAACIREIKEEVNLRVKIDHHLTQVKHAYTHFKIVMEVFCCKYVSGRVYLRGPQAFRWIRLAECKQYPFPRANHKFIPLLEHFQRSSGAP; from the coding sequence ATGACCAGCGCAAATCTGAAAGTTCTCCAAAAACAATTAATAACCTGGTATCAAGAGAATCTGCGGGATTTGCCGTGGCGTCGATCCAGCAACCCGTATCATATATGGGTTTCTGAGGTCATGCTGCAGCAAACCCAGGTCAATACCGTTTTAAAATATTACCGGCGTTTTATTAAAGCATTTCCGAGCGTAAAACGCCTGGCGCAGGCGGATGGGCAGTCGGTTCTCAAAATGTGGGAAGGGTTGGGATATTACGCACGGGCCCGCAACCTGCATCGGGCTGCACAGAGCGTTGTCCAACAGCAAAGCGGAAAGATACCGGACACCTGGGATGCTTTTCACGCTCTGCCCGGTGTGGGCGATTACATCGCCGCTGCTGTACTGAGCATCGCCTTTGAGCAGCCATATGCGGTGGTGGATGGCAATGTCAAACGCGTGCTGGCCCGCCTGTATAAAATCAGCGCCGCGGTCAATCAACCCCAATCCTATCGCCGGTTTAAATCAACCGCGCAAAAGCTGTTGGATGTAAAGCGGCCGGGCACCTTTAACCAGGCCATGATGGAACTCGGCGCCTTAATCTGCAAACCGCGCCATCCCGCTTGTGATGTCTGCCCGCTAAATCAAATTTGTCGGGCATATCAAACCCAGCAGGTGGCCCTTTTTCCGAAACGGATAAAACGCGCAGCCACGCCGCAATATCATATTGCGGTGGGGGTGGTTTTTAAAAATGACCAAGTTCTCATCACCCAGCGCAAGCCCGAAGGGCTGCTGGGTGGCTTATGGGAATTTCCGGGCGGCAAAATCAGAGATGGTGAATCAGCGTCTGCAGCCTGTATAAGAGAAATCAAAGAGGAAGTTAACCTGCGGGTAAAGATCGATCACCATCTGACGCAGGTAAAACACGCCTATACCCATTTTAAAATTGTCATGGAGGTGTTTTGCTGCAAGTATGTCTCCGGCAGGGTGTATTTGCGCGGACCGCAGGCATTTCGCTGGATCCGCCTCGCTGAATGCAAACAGTACCCGTTTCCCCGGGCCAATCATAAGTTCATTCCATTATTAGAACACTTTCAGCGCTCATCGGGGGCGCCATGA